The Panicum virgatum strain AP13 chromosome 3N, P.virgatum_v5, whole genome shotgun sequence genome includes the window ACCTTCTCAACCCCCCTTGCCTTCATCTCCAGAATTCCATGGCTCCAGCGGGATGAGCTGCTTCCATGCATGTTCAGCAAGGCCAGCATCACGGTGGAtcttgcaaccaccaaggagtGCCCCCCATATAACTGCATTTGCCTGCATTGGCATGTCCTGAATCAGCCGATGAGCCTCCTCCAGCAACCCTGCACGACTGAGTAGGTCGACCATACAGCCATAGTGCTCAATCCTTGAGCTTATACGGTATGACTGAGTCATGTTATGAAAATAACGCCGCCCATCCTTTACAAGGCCAGTATGCGTACAGCTGCAGAGCAGTCCAATGAAGGTATTATCATTCGGTGTCATACCTGACTTCTCCATCTGACCAACGAGGGCAAATGCAATCTTCTCATGGCCAGTCATGCCGAGCCCCAAGATCATTGCGTTCCAAATGATGATGTCCCTCTTCCTCATCTGCTGGAACACCGTCCACGCCTCAGCTGTGCTCCCACACTTGGCATACATATCGATCAGTGCAGTCCCCAGGACTGGGTTGTCAAGAACCTCATCCCAGTGTACCATTCCGGCCGCTCGCCGTCCCAAATCCAAAGCACCAAACCTTGTGCATGCCGAGAGGGCCCCAGCTACTGTGTAACATTCTGGCGTCATTCCCTCTGTCTGCATTGCAAAGAACAGTTCCAGAGCCTCCTGCGGATGACCATTGGAGGCGTATCCACCAACCATAGCGCCCCAGGCCACTGCATCTTGTCAAACACCGCCCTTGCCTTGTGCATCTCCCCGCATTTGACATACAAGTCCAATGCCGCAGTTGCCACGAACACATTCCCTGCGATCCCCTCCTGCTCCGCCACCCTCCACACTGCCTCCCCGGTGACCAAATTGGTGACGCGAGCGCACGCGGTCAGGACACGGACAGCCGTGAAGCTGTCAGGACGCAGGCCACTCGCGAACGCCTTCCGTGCAACTCCAACGGCTTCCTGGACGCGCCCGGCGTCCATGTACGCGGTGACGAGCGCGGTCCACGAAACGGTGCTGGGGTGGGACATTTCGTCGAACGCCTTCTGGGCGTCGCGCAGGAGGCCGCATCTTGCGTAGAGGCTGAGGAGGGAGGTGATGACGTGGGGGTTGGAGTGGTAAGGGAGCTTGAGGGAGCGGCCGTGGAGTTGCAGGCCGGCGGAGAGCGGGtcggggaggcgggaggcgGCCTTGAGCGCGAAGGGGAAGGTGAGGTGGGATGGGTTGGGGAGGAGGGAGTGGAGGCGGAGGGCGTGGAGGTGCAGGCCGGTGGAAGAGAgagcgcggaggaggagcggggaGAGGGCGGTGAGGAGGtcgaggcggaggaggcgggcgtGCAAGGCCTGGGCGGTGAGGACGCTGCCGCCGGTGCCGACATGAATGGCAGGGAAACGGTTAAAAGCAATTTCCTTCCTTGGGCTAAGTTTGTAGTTAAGAGCCGTTTAGTtccaaacacaaaaaaaatttggatgtCACGACAATAATTTgatcagatgtcgggagggtttttcggacactaattaaaaaactaatttcagaactcctttggaaaccacgagacgaattttttgaggcatttgaccgcatcattaacacatgtgggttactgtagcactttatagctaatcatgaactaattaggcttaaaagattcgtctcgtcgtgtacatccaaactgtgtaattagttttgttatttaattatatttaatacttcatatatgtgtttaaaggggaggtgaaaactTTTGGGTGAAAATTAGTATTGCTGGTAGACGCACATGATGGTGAAGAGCGCGTTGAGCATCTGGTTCGCCACCTCCGTCCACGGCGGAGTTGAGCGCCCCCGTCATGAGCAGGAAAACGAACGCGACGCCCGCGGCGACCAAGGCCAGCCACACCAGGAGCGCCGCCCAGGCCTTGCACCTGCCGCTGAGGGCGCGCCATAGTTTCTTGGAAGGAGCTGCCCTGAGTAAGTCCAGGAACCTCTCCTTGTTATCCTCGCCCTCTGGCTCTGCATAGCAGTGTCGCCAGCGCCATGGCTTTCAATGGATGTCTCCTGAGATTCCATGGTAGGGTGGGTACTCAAAAGTGCAATtttatcttcttctttttggCGGTTCCAAACGTGTCTTTGACAGTCAGAGCTGTACGTGTGGGTGAGATCCCTCCAGCTTCATTATATGATCTGAAGCTACTAGTTGTTGCTTGAAACACAAGAGTGAAGCTCGGTGCCCATTCTGTCAAGTACAAGAATGAACAAGTGACAAATTTGACAGGTAGCTGCTGAAACAGAAATCCTGGTCTTGATGCTGATACTTGAAACGGTCACAAGGTTTCAGCACTGGAAAAGTCAAGGCGGGCGGCCCCGGTATTAAGTGAATGGACCACTTCAACTCCAGTCCTGCATTGTTGATGTGCGATCATCCTGGAAGATGACGTCTCAGTAGCGAATCAACTTTGGCATGCTGACAAGGTTCCGTTCAGGCGGCCATTCAGACTGGACTAAGCTCCGTCCTCCCTAATACAGTATTCGTCTTGTGGTTTCCACATGATTAGTGTTGATGATCAAGAATACTCGAATCTGCTCAGTAGAGTCAGTACGCCAAAAAGGAGTTTGACAACATGTAATAAGGACGGCCAAAAAAACAagaagagaaaaagaggaagcatGCAGTTTACTTGGATGGTCTGcagatttcctttttctttgaaAGATGGTCTGCAGATTTAGAAACAAACAACAACACAACCATGGCAATCGGGATCTGAAAAACTGGTATTATATTTCTGCATAGGTACACTCAAACTGATCACAAAAGTTTCTGAAAAATAGACACAGAAGAATTAAAGTTGATTATCTGGCCTGATCATTCGCTTCTATTAGTAATCTATAGCATGCAAATCCTACATGCCCGATTCCTTCTGCTTCTCTAGAGAATAATTCCCCTTGTGTACAAAAAAAGATAGAACAGAGACACCAGAGTCGCCATATTGATGAGCTTCTTCACCTTCTCCCCCCTCCAATTTTCAGCAGAGGATAATCTACGATCATAATCATTCACCATTGCTTGGCTCAACTCTGACAAAGATTCATATTCCTCCCTCAGCGTCACCGATGTCTGGATCGAAGAATTTACAGTCTCACTGTGAAGAACGCTGCTGCATTCTTCAGAATTACCATCCTCAACTTGAACCACTACGACCTGATGAACCGGTGGGGCCATCGTCGTGGTTTCGTCATGAACAACAACCACATGACCATCTGCAACCGTGTTGGTTGCGCTCAACAACACGTCATGATCACTGCAGGACACTCCGAGCAACGGCTGCCTCTCCTCGTGGCCACCGTCAGCCACCTTCGAGTAGAGGGTCTCGCCGTCGACGTGGTAGAGGTTAGCCGTGCGCACCTCCTGCGCCAGCGCGCACGGCCAGCACAAGAGCCACCGCGCGTAGTCCGTCAGCGACTTGGAGCCGCAGCACGCCCTGCTCCCCGGAAGGCCAAGTCTCTTCCTCATCTGGATCCTCCAGTAGCCGCCGTAGAGcagcacgccggcgccgccgactaTGTCGCCGATGACGCCGTCGCGGATGTGGGGGTGGGGTGCATTTGTGACACTGTCTCCGAGGCTGAATTACCCAGTGGGGGTGGGGTGCATTTGTGACACTGTCTCCGAGGCTGAATTATTGTTGGAGCCGGCGAGCTCGTGGCACTGGCCGTCTTTGCCCAAGGGACTGCACACGGTgtacgcggtggcggcgagctcgggcctGGTGGTCTTGGTGTACCCCCAGACCCCAGTAGAGGGCGCAGAGCACGTACTGGCAGGCAACGGTGAgaagcagcagcggcgcccTTGCAGTAGGCTAGGCGGCGTCGTGCGGGCGCCagcggcagaggaggaagaggtggtGACAGAGCGTTGAGGACATGGTTGTTGATCTCTATCCAGCGGTACCTTTCCGCCGAgcaggccgaggaggaggagcaccagCTAGCATGCTGCTGGAGACGCCGACGCCACAGCAGCAGGCTATATTCCTGTTGTTCATGAGCCACTCCTTGCAGGCCAGGCGGATGCTTTGTGCCTGGATTTTGGAAGGCAGGACGAGGCAGTTGGTGCTCTCGGTCTCAGCTAAGGCTGGCTGGTGAAGCCAGGAGGCCATGCAGCGGCTGCACTGCACAAAATCAAGGATGGACTTGGTTAAGCACTGTACAACAGAATTATTATTGCCACTGAGCGTGAGAGATCCTTCTTTTCATTAACGTCATCACTTCACCTCAAGTTCAGATGCGCAAGTAACTGGGAAGAGAAAAACCCCAGGGAATGGAATTCATTATTCCACCCATATCCAGACAAGATAAGCTAACAATCGTTTGGTGAGCTACATGGTGCTCAGTGCCCAGCGAGAGGAGGCGcaagcgcagcagcagcagtgataAGAGTAGTTGGGGAGAAGAATCGTTTTGGCGCGACGGGGAAGGGATCGTCGGAGCAGAGGCACCGTGGGTTCATAATTTTGATTGTTGGGGAGAAAAAATGGGGAATTGTTGGAGATGAATATTTTTTCTCTTCCCATACCTATTTGGGGAGTTGACAAACAACAAGTTTGGAGAAGAAAATATATAAGAAAcagttggagatgttcttagtTATCTATTTGGATCCCTAACAGCTAATTTAACTAGCTAATTATTAGCCGGAGGATCCAAGTCTAGGGAAAAATACACTGGTGTCTGGTGAGCTCAGGAGGCAGCAACGTCCTCGAAGAAAATATATAAGAAAcagttggagatgttcttagtTATCTATTTGGATCCCTAACAGCTAATTTAACTAGCTAATTATTAGCTGGAGGATCCAAGTCTAGGGAAAAATACACTGGTGTCTGGTGAGCTCAGGAGGCAGCAACGCCCTCCAAGAAAATGTATAAGAAAcagttggagatgttcttagtTATCTATTTGGATCCCTAATAGCTAGCTAATTATTAGCCGGAGGATCCTAGGGCAACGTCCTCGTCTGAAAATGAACCGTCTGGGTAATATTGCCGGATGTCGCTCTTCAGGATTTCACATCGAGACAAAAGGCGTCGCCATCTCTTTTTAAAAATAACTATAACTATTTCATTAAACCAAAGTTTATCTTCATTGTAGCTTACAAATATCAAGGGTGGACACTACTAAATGTACTGGAAATTAAAATGAGACTGagatgcaccaaaatatcaatACAGAGTACAAAGGCCTCATTTAGCATAGCTATTTACCATATGTTATTTTGGCTTCAGCTTCACTTATTACACGCAAATGGAGACACCGTAGCATGAAGCCGTTTTATAAGCTCATCATGCTAAAAtgagctcttttttttttttttgcttcaccAGCTTTAGCTTCACTGGTGAAGTTGTTTTAGCATAAGCTATGCCAAACCAAACGCTGGCAAAGGAGGCCTAACTATAAAATATCTAGGGAGAGTTACACCGAAATCAGATGGTCTAAAAAACCAGAATATAAACCGGTAAATAGTTGCCTGATGAGAAATTCGCTAGGTCGACCAAGTCACTTTAACCAGGATAGAGGCCTCAACAATGTTTATTTGTTGACTGTCATATCCATGCATCTTTGCTTTGAAGGAAGCACACCGTTCAACTTCATCAATGACGCCTCCTCTTTCATCACCAAACTTGAACTTCAAATGCATCCAAGTATCTCTTACCACAGAAACCACAAACCTTCTTAATCCACGTGACTGACTAACAGTGCCATGAAACAGCTGGATTTCTTTCTCTAGTCCGCTAACAGAAGAAGTAAGAAGCAAACTGAAACCATTCCCATGAACTTGTGATACATCCACTTGTATGGTTGCCTCAACGGCACCGTGAAACATTGCTAATGTGATGTCAACTGCACCACCGACACCATCGATACGGCTCAAGAATGGTTTGCGTGATGGTGTGGTTAATTCATCAAAATCCGATACCCCATCGATTAACTGAATGTCATCTGCTTCTTGTTCTCCTTTCTTGATTCTCATGTCATACTCTATAAGCACGGCAGAAAACATGTCGATACCTCGCTTGGGACCAATCATCTCAATAAGAGAACCCTACAAAATCATTAATTAGTAACTCGTTATGGGAAATAAGAAATAGTATTTCTAGAGATAAATGTGCCCATTGGTTTCATAGATAAAAGATTGAATCCAAATTAGAAGGTAGATCATATGGTGAGCTGAGGGTTCGAAACCATATAGAATTAACATTTGACAAGTAAAAACGGGATATCCTCGACCAACACGTACTAGGTtgttattataataaaaaaGTAGCATTATAAGGTGCATATACAGTATGCTAAtggatatatttatattttggtGTTATAAAACCACTTGTAACATTATAGTATGctaatcaaatatatttatatgcacAGGCATGTTTGCTAGTAATTAATTAAACTAAGCAGATTGAACAATAGAGAATATATATTACACTTAGTAGCTAAAAATTGTTCATGTGTAGACGGACTGTAGATATATGCATGGTTACCTGCTCCAACGTGATGGGATCATCTCTGCTCCGGTTAAATATGTAATTGCGTAACATGTCTAGAGTGTCGCGCGCAGCGATATAACCATATACTTGCACTGATCCAGTACCCGTAGAAATATTACCCAATTGTATTGAATATATTTGCATCATCGGTCGCGAGAAATGGATTTGACAAGTTTCGTGATTGGGTTTGCAATCGGATGGGTTTGAAAGTGCCATCGGCTCCAATTGAGCTTCACACGAAACGTAACGATGTGTTTAGAagaatagatagatagatagatagatagaaatCGGtataaataaagaaagaaaaaaatgactCACTCTCGTTGGTATCGGAGATGCGGTAGCGCTTGTGCCAACCGTTGGTGACGCTGTATATGGAACCGTCGCGGTGGGCGCTGCAGGGCAGTATGGCGGCGCGGTTGATGCCGTCGGCTGGACGGCCGTCGCCGTGGCGTGCGATCACCTCTCTGCTGGCTCGACTAGCGTCATCGAAGTATTGGATCCACTCCTGCTTATCCTCTCCTTCGGGGATGTCGAAGCGGTGGCCACCAGGAAGGATGATGTACTCGTATGGTGAACTCCCCTCGCCGGCTCCTGTTTTTCCTTCACAGCTGCGCGGCATGCTGCCGATCCGCCGGACGAGGTCGATCTGCGAATCCTATGCAgaaaggaggcggcggcggtggcggaggggaGTAGAATTGGGAGAGGAGGCGTCGACCGTCGACCTGGGCAGGACCCTTCCTTTTTGTACACGCAAGAGTCAGAGAGGGCCGTCCGCATCGGAGTCCGGTCCGAGTTGGAGCGGCCTGCGGGCCCATCAAGCAGGCCCAACCAGAAAAGGAGCAGGCCCAACACAGCATGCACTTTTGCGTTGCCAGTGCTTCCAGTGAAGTTTCATCAGTGAGTCTGTCTGTCTGATGCATCAGTGAAACAATTAACCAAGACAAGACCACGATCTCAGCTCGCAGCCATCTTGGTTGGGTGGGCCAGTCGAGCAAGGGAAGCTTCTGTACTTCTGTTCAGTTCCATGTTTCTGCGCACATATGCCTGCTCCATCTTCTACCACGACAAGGGCTCCTCAACCAAGCAGACGGCAATGCCGTTTCGGTAGTGGCCGGCGGTTTGGAGGTCACGGTTAGTTGCTGGAGAGTGAAGATGCATGGAGGCTGGCAGTCTGCACAGGACACCAGGAGGAGGGTGCATGTCTGAGAATCAAGCGCGCAGGTTACAGCAGCGTTGAGATTTAGCCAttcagagcaagtattatggtggGCTAAAAGCAAGCTGAATGCTGAGGTGGAGAGAAAGGGGAAGTGGGCTGTTAGCTAACCGTCAGCTTCGACACAAAAACCAAGAAATTATGTGAGATAGACAAGTGGGCCATGTATTTATGGTGGAGAGCTAAACCATTAAACCATTATACAAGTTGGCTGAGAGGTGAGCTACAAAAGTCCTTACAGCCAGCAGCAGACTAAATCATTAACCTTGCTCTCAGAGATGATGCACTTGAACATAGGAGGGGGAGGCAATTAGTGTTGATAACAGAATAACCACGTTATGGGCAGCAACATTTGTATTGCAGTGAATGTGAATAGTAGACAACCACACACAAACACCCTTGAAAATCATGTTAGATCACCTGTTCAGGAAAGCATActgctctgtttttttttgtgcaaCCATAATTTGAGCTAAGAGATTCAAATAATGAATCACGACATTTAAGCAACCATCCGGCAACGAGATCATGCAATTCAACCGTTCAAATATGACAGGGAAAAACTGACCATAAACTGAGTACCTTGGTTTGCATAGCTCATCAGGAATAAAATCAGCCAATGATTGCAACCATAAATTAACTACGTTCATTCACACGCTCCCATCTTTTTTTTCCACAGAATTCTCTCTGAACTGGAAAAactcagtttttttttattatttgcaAGTCGATGCACTACTAAATTGGAAGACCCTTACAATTGGACTCAACCACCACAATTTATTTTATGCTCATAATATATCTCCCGCTGACTGATTTGCCTCCAGCAACGAATGCAACCCAAATATTTTGGTCTTCTTGTTCAGAAGATTTGCTGTTGTCTAGAAATACATCCCTAGTTagattgcaccaattcaccactTTGAGGTGCTTCTTGCTTAGGTGTTTCTGTTTCCTCACGCTGCATCACTGCAGTATTGATTGGTGGATCCTCCTTCACATAACCAATTCACCACTTTGAGGTGCTTCTTGCTTTGGAGTTTCTGTTTCCTCCCGCTGCATCACTGCAGT containing:
- the LOC120663380 gene encoding uncharacterized protein LOC120663380 translates to MPRSCEGKTGAGEGSSPYEYIILPGGHRFDIPEGEDKQEWIQYFDDASRASREVIARHGDGRPADGINRAAILPCSAHRDGSIYSVTNGWHKRYRISDTNETQLEPMALSNPSDCKPNHETCQIHFSRPMMQIYSIQLGNISTGTGSVQVYGYIAARDTLDMLRNYIFNRSRDDPITLEQGSLIEMIGPKRGIDMFSAVLIEYDMRIKKGEQEADDIQLIDGVSDFDELTTPSRKPFLSRIDGVGGAVDITLAMFHGAVEATIQVDVSQVHGNGFSLLLTSSVSGLEKEIQLFHGTVSQSRGLRRFVVSVVRDTWMHLKFKFGDERGGVIDEVERCASFKAKMHGYDSQQINIVEASILVKVTWST